The Hemibagrus wyckioides isolate EC202008001 linkage group LG25, SWU_Hwy_1.0, whole genome shotgun sequence genome has a segment encoding these proteins:
- the si:ch73-74h11.1 gene encoding desmoglein-2.1 produces the protein MAFLQLGRLCLLLLMCMTVATQSATGLKRKKREWILPPTKLRENVDYTKQEFISKIRSDKDTEGKPFEYSLRGHGADKEPFNLFVVNPMNGYVRITGILDRESIPQYNLTGIAKYKDGRLAEEEIQLKIQVEDENDNPPKFKLFKGAVRECSKIGTPVMQITAEDADAKDTINAKIAYKILKQIPDKSGTMFTIDRDTGKIYVKQHTLDREVLDKYTLIVQGVDLDGAPSGNTGTGTVEIKVLDINDNVPTLEKDAYSGAIDEGAIDVVVMRIKALDKDLKNTDNWLAVFDIVKGNEDEIFTIETDPKTNEGILKLVKPVDYEKVKSLDLDLAISNVAPFINGTALSLGLSLDLDRPGGPGISAGAGAGAEVGVGVGVGVGVDADVDAGLGLGVGVGVNTGVDVGVDAGVDVEAGAGAGVGVKPGVKPDTKPGAKPDSDPSTKPGIKPGSKPGKKPSPGGKSYPIKISVNNLPEGPGFSPSVKELPVSENPEEIKVPMVIGSFPALDLDTGEPAENVRYAKGYDPDNWLAIDEETSEIKLMKIPDRESKSLVNGSYIAKILCMTQDVPPKTATGTIALKVHDSNDHCPTLTSTYQSVCSDNNVVNVTAFDEDAYPNGEPYKFVLIEEETQGKWEMVPINDTTVSFHAKEALWQGFYELSLEIFDKQGLGCKDKQKLQLEVCTCEGSTTCDLRLGHQRDTSAKVGFPAIGVIIAALILLMLIPLLLLFCQCGTFGEFSELPFDTKEYLIEYHTEGNGEDKLVPLMFAPVAVEQQTVGALCSDSNNAAMVQSAQAFDTRLFNKEINQGVMEVDGMYGYQHNTLQAQHSLASAQRNTFHSASFRQKAHTFYEGIALADSYLQGYFSQKSRFLADSSALTDSLLVYNDEGEYSPADTLDFDSILEADNDLSFLNDLNATFFNLATICSPPPPKLEQTVKSVATSVATSEVQVVKSEQPPPQQSTNTSVTETINYQSTNTTVTEAINKSGSSTLLMQQQPLYCLVEHQAPSAVILAEEPLQGMYLINGLAGAQGLVLQGGNVIQNGIEQQGMYLIDGMSMLQGNIVLGNCPNLINAGSLAVPPVLVQGEKGRQQLPQDLQPGVSKEEGKPAIGSGNVKNAKPEKLQVKSKK, from the exons ATGGCTTTCCTCCAGCTTGGAAGACTCTGTTTGCTCCTGCTAATGTGCATGACCGTG GCAACGCAAAGTGCAACTGGATTAAAGAGAAAGAAGCGGGAGTGGATTCTCCCACCAACAAAACTCAGAGAAAATGTTGACTACACAAAGCAAGAATTCATTTCAAAG atcagaTCCGATAAAGACACTGAAGGAAAACCATTTGAGTATAGCCTGCGAGGACATGGTGCTGACAAAGAGCCTTTTAACCTGTTTGTCGTCAACCCCATGAATGGCTATGTGAGAATCACAGGGATTCTGGATAGAGAGTCGATACCACAGTACAAT CTGACAGGGATTGCTAAGTACAAAGATGGAAGACTGGCTGAAGAAGAAATCCAGCTAAAAATCCAGGTTGAAGATGAAAATGACAACCCTCCAAAGTTCAAGTTATTCAAAGGGGCTGTAAGAGAATGCAGCAAAATAG GAACCCCTGTCATGCAGATAACCGCTGAGGATGCAGATGCGAAGGATACAATCAATGCGAAGATTGCATACAAGATACTGAAGCAAATTCCAGACAAATCTGGCACCATGTTCACCATTGACAGAGATACTGGGAAGATCTATGTTAAACaacacaccctggacagggag GTGCTTGATAAATACACTTTAATAGTGCAAGGTGTAGATTTGGATGGAGCACCCAGTGGTAACACAGGAACTGGAACAGTGGAGATTAAAGTTTTGGACATCAATGACAATGTTCCCACTCTTGAAAAAGACGCG TATTCTGGTGCTATTGATGAAGGCGCCATTGATGTGGTTGTGATGAGAATCAAAGCTCTGGATAAAGATTTGAAGAATACTGATAACTGGCTGGCTGTCTTTGACATTGTCAAGGGTAACGAAGATGAAATCTTCACTATAGAAACAGACCCTAAAACAAATGAGGGCATTTTAAAGCTTGTCAAG CCTGTGGATTACGAAAAGGTCAAATCGCTGGATCTTGACTTGGCCATTTCAAACGTAGCTCCTTTTATAAATGGAACAGCGCTGTCCTTGGGTCTCAGTTTAGATTTGGACAGACCTGGAGGACCTGGAATCAGTGCTGGGGCAGGAGCTGGGGCAGAGGTAGGAGTAGGGgtgggtgtaggtgtaggtgtagatgcagatgtagatgcaggGTTAGGATTAGGGGTTGGAGTGGGTGTGAATACAGGggtagatgttggtgtggatgCTGGTGTAGATGTGGAGGCAGGAGCAGGTGCTGGTGTGGGAGTTAAACCTGGTGTAAAACCTGACACCAAGCCTGGAGCTAAACCTGACAGCGATCCTAGCACCAAACCTGGAATTAAACCTGGTTCTAAACCAGGCAAAAAGCCATCACCTGGAGGAAAGAGCTATCCGATAAAAATCAGCGTAAACAACTTGCCTGAAGGCCCAGGCTTTTCACCATCAGTGAAGGAGTTGCCTGTgtcagagaacccagaggaaataaAAGTTCCCATGGTTATTGGTTCCTTTCCTGCCTTGGATCTTGATACTGGAGAACCTGCTGAAAATGTCAG GTATGCAAAAGGATATGATCCAGACAACTGGCTAGCCATTGATGAGGAGACATCAGAAATTAAACTGATGAAGATACCAGATCGAGAGTCAAAGTCCCTGGTTAATGGATCCTACATTGCAAAGATCCTCTGCATGACACAAG aTGTGCCACCCAAGACAGCTACTGGAACAATAGCTCTGAAGGTGCACGATTCAAATGACCATTGCCCTACACTGACCAGCACTTACCAGAGTGTCTGTTCTGATAATAATGTGGTAAATGTGACTGCGTTTGATGAGGATGCCTATCCCAATGGAGAGCCTTATAAATTTGTTCTGATAGAGGAGGAGACCCAAGGAAAATGGGAGATGGTTCCTATAAATG ACACAACCGTGAGCTTCCATGCAAAGGAGGCTCTGTGGCAAGGATTTTACGAGCTCAGTTTGGAGATTTTCGACAAGCAGGGTCTGGGCtgtaaagacaaacaaaaacttCAATTAGAGGTGTGTACGTGTGAAGGCAGCACCACGTGTGATCTCAGACTAGGCCATCAACGTGATACTTCAGCCAAAGTGGGGTTTCCTGCCATTGGGGTCATTATTGCAGCACTAATACTGCTCATGT TGATTCCGCTGTTGCTGTTATTCTGCCAGTGTGGGACATTTGGGGAATTCTCAGAGCTGCCTTTTGATACAAAAGAATATCTTATCGAATACCACACTGAAGGCAACGGGGAGGACAAG TTGGTGCCTCTGATGTTTGCTCCAGTTGCAGTAGAACAACAAACAGTAGGAGCACTTTGTAGCGATTCCAACAACGCCGCCATGGTGCAAAGTGCACAGGCTTTTGACACCAGGCTGTTCAATAAGGAGATAAATCAAGGGGTCATGGAGGTTGACGGAATGTATGGctatcaacacaacacactacaagcTCAGCACTCCCTCGCCTCTGCCCAGAGAAACACTTTCCACTCTGCATCGTTTCGACAAAAAGCCCATACTTTTTATGAAGGGATAGCACTGGCAGATAGCTATCTCCAGGGATATTTCTCTCAG AAATCTAGGTTTCTGGCAGACAGCTCTGCTCTGACTGACAGTCTATTGGTGTACAACGATGAAGGTGAATACTCTCCTGCTGACACCTTAGACTTCGACAGTATCCTTGAGGCTGACAATGACCTGAGTTTCCTCAATGACCTGAACGCAACATTTTTCAATTTAGCAACTATTTGCAGTCCTCCACCTCCCAAATTAGAACAAACTGTCAAGTCAGTGGCCACTTCTGTAGCCACTAGTGAAGTTCAGGTCGTAAAATCTGAGCAGCCTCCACCCCAGCAAAGCACAAACACCAGTGTTACAGAGACGATCAACTATCAGagcacaaacactacagttacTGAGGCTATCAACAAATCGGGTAGTTCTACACTGCTCATGCAACAGCAGCCTTTGTACTGCCTGGTGGAACATCAGGCACCAAGTGCTGTGATTCTTGCTGAGGAGCCTTTACAGGGAATGTACTTAATAAACGGGCTTGCAGGAGCTCAGGGGCTAGTTCTCCAGGGTGGTAATGTAATACAGAATGGCATAGAACAACAAGGAATGTATCTGATTGATGGGATGTCTATGTTACAGGGAAATATAGTGTTAGGCAACTGTCCAAATCTCATCAATGCAGGTAGTTTAGCTGTCCCTCCTGTGCTAGTTCAGGGAGAGAAAGGCAGGCAACAACTACCTCAAGACCTACAGCCAGGGGTATCAAAAGAGGAGGGCAAACCTGCTATAGGCTCAGGGAATGTAAAGAATGCTAAGCCTGAAAAGTTGCAGGTCAAATCAAAGAAATGA
- the ttr gene encoding transthyretin yields the protein MFSVCISSSTMARAIAFVLLASTLFCCQAAPVDRPGSSDVHCPLNVKILDALKGAPAGNVALTVFRQGDDQTWEKITSGNTNIAGEVHELLSDQDFKPGVYRVVFDTKTYWKGEGRASFHEAAEVVFEAHAEGHRHYTLALLLSPFSYTTTAVVGKGHD from the exons ATGTTCAGTGTCTGCATTTCGTCTTCCACCATGGCCAGAGCTATCGCTTTTGTCCTTCTTGCCTCAACACTTTTCTGCTGCCAGGCTGCTCCTGTG gatcgTCCTGGCAGCTCAGATGTCCATTGTCCTCTAAATGTAAAGATCCTGGACGCATTAAAAGGTGCACCTGCTGGAAATGTGGCACTTACTGTCTTCCGCCAAGGTGATGATCAAACATGGGAAAAAATCACCAGTGG GAATACAAACATAGCTGGTGAGGTTCATGAACTTCTCTCCGATCAGGACTTCAAACCTGGTGTGTATCGTGTCGTGTTTGACACCAAAACCTACTGGAAAGGAGAAGGTCGTGCATCATTCCATGAAGCTGCTGAA GTGGTGTTTGAGGCTCATGCTGAAGGACATCGTCATTACACTCTGGCTCTGTTACTGAGCcccttctcctacactacaacAGCTGTAGTGGGGAAAGGACATGATTAA
- the b4galt6 gene encoding beta-1,4-galactosyltransferase 6 has translation MLNTRRLLRLSNRSFLAFIFFFSMSTTCLYFIYVAPGIANTYFFMVQAQGIMIRDNVRTIGQIIRSYTNKNSTLNGTDYPDGNNSSEYFAQPTTYLPENFTYAQNLPCPERLPSMKGPIEVNMTEVPIEEIELQLRKLGIQYGGHWKPKDCRPRWKVAVLIPFRNRHEHLPILFQHLAPMLQRQRLQFAFYVIEQAGTQPFNRAMLFNVGFKEAMKDLEWDCVVFHDVDHIPENDRNYYGCGQMPRHFATKLDKYMYILPYSEFFGGVSGLTVEQFRKINGFPNAFWGWGGEDDDLWNRVHFAGFNVTRPEGDIGKYKSIPHHHRGEVQFLGRYKLLRYSKERQYLDGLNNLQYSPEISLNSLYKNITVNLSPELAPIVEY, from the exons ATGCTGAATACGAGGCGGCTGTTGCGGCTTTCCAACCGCTCCTTCTTGgccttcatttttttcttctccatgtCTACGACCTGCCTCTACTTCATCTATGTGGCCCCTGGAATag CCAACACATACTTCTTCATGGTGCAGGCTCAGGGTATAATGATACGTGATAACGTGCGGACAATTGGCCAGATAATCAGATCATACACCAATAAGAACAGCACTCTGAATGGCACAG ATTATCCAGATGGGAACAACTCCAGCGAATATTTTGCTCAACCGACTACATACCTCCCTGAGAATTTCACCTATGCCCAGAATTTGCCCTGCCCGGAACGCTTACCTTCTATGA AGGGCCCTATAGAAGTAAATATGACTGAGGTTCCTATAGAGGAGATTGAATTGCAGCTTAGAAAGCTTGGCATTCAGTATGGGGGACACTGGAAGCCCAAGGACTGCAGACCACGCTGGAAG gtgGCTGTTCTGATCCCCTTTAGGAATCGTCATGAACATCTACCCATTCTGTTTCAGCACCTTGCTCCTATGCTTCAAAGACAGCGCTTACAGTTTGCATTTTATGTAATCGAGCAG GCAGGTACTCAGCCTTTTAACCGAGCCATGCTGTTTAATGTGGGCTTCAAGGAGGCAATGAAGGATCTGGAGTGGGACTGTGTGGTTTTTCATGATGTCGATCATATCCCTGAAAATGACCGGAATTATTACGGCTGTGGGCAGATGCCTCGTCACTTTGCTACAAAACTTGATAAGTACATGTACAT tctacCCTACAGTGAGTTCTTTGGAGGAGTGAGTGGACTTACAGTAGAGCAGTTTCGCAAGATTAATGGTTTTCCCAATGCTTTCTGGGGCTGGGGAGGGGAGGATGATGACCTCTGGAACAG GGTGCACTTTGCTGGCTTTAATGTGACCCGGCCTGAAGGAGATATTGGCAAATACAAATCAATTCCTCATCACCACCGAGGAGAAGTGCAGTTCCTGGGAAG gtacaAGCTGCTAAGGTATTCTAAAGAAAGGCAATATTTGGATGGCCTAAACAATCTCCAGTATTCTCCAGAAATCTCTTTAAATAGTCTGTATAAGAACATCACTGTTAACCTGAGCCCTGAGCTTGCCCCCATAGTGGAGTACTGA